The Nitrosomonas sp. sh817 genome includes a window with the following:
- a CDS encoding inner membrane protein YpjD yields MTGILTYLVAFLLYLLIGWFFWKNTWNQSAEASGQSVNILWAHYGMLIPLLLHAATLYQSMFVGSGLSFGLSNAVSSIVWLTAFIYWFSGFSKRLQGMQTLVAPVAAAAAVAMLLPLLFPSIRPLENTELPAFKAHLLVAMMAYSLLTIAAMHALLMIVVERHLHHPATRSIFNNLPSLLAMEKLLFHIIWVGFILLTLTLMSGVVFSKEVFGQPLTFTHKTLFGFISWGVFAALLAGRQFYGWRGRIAIRWTLAGFITLLLAYIGSKFVLEIILNRY; encoded by the coding sequence ATGACCGGCATTTTAACTTATCTCGTTGCGTTTTTGCTTTACTTACTGATCGGTTGGTTTTTTTGGAAGAATACTTGGAATCAATCGGCGGAAGCAAGCGGGCAATCCGTGAATATTCTCTGGGCGCATTATGGAATGCTGATTCCACTATTGCTTCATGCCGCAACACTTTATCAATCAATGTTTGTTGGCAGCGGTCTCAGTTTCGGGTTGAGTAACGCAGTTTCGTCGATTGTGTGGTTAACCGCATTTATTTATTGGTTTTCCGGTTTTTCTAAACGGTTGCAAGGGATGCAAACGCTGGTCGCGCCGGTTGCCGCCGCGGCTGCCGTTGCAATGCTGTTACCACTGCTGTTTCCGTCGATCCGCCCTCTTGAAAATACCGAATTACCGGCATTCAAAGCACATTTGCTGGTTGCCATGATGGCTTATAGCCTGTTGACGATCGCTGCAATGCACGCGCTGTTGATGATTGTCGTAGAACGGCATTTGCATCATCCCGCGACGCGGTCGATATTCAACAATCTGCCGTCGCTGCTGGCAATGGAGAAATTGCTCTTTCATATTATTTGGGTGGGTTTCATTTTGCTCACATTGACACTGATGAGCGGAGTGGTTTTTTCTAAAGAGGTTTTTGGGCAGCCGCTGACATTTACACATAAAACACTCTTCGGATTCATATCCTGGGGTGTATTCGCAGCCTTGCTGGCGGGCAGGCAATTTTATGGATGGCGCGGGCGGATTGCAATCCGTT
- the rpmG gene encoding 50S ribosomal protein L33 has protein sequence MREKIKLESSAGTGHFYTTTKNKRAKPEKIEIMKFDPVARKHVKYKETKLK, from the coding sequence ATGCGTGAAAAAATCAAACTGGAATCTTCAGCCGGCACTGGCCACTTCTATACAACGACCAAGAATAAACGGGCAAAACCGGAAAAAATCGAAATCATGAAATTCGATCCGGTTGCCCGTAAGCATGTGAAATACAAAGAAACAAAGCTTAAATAA
- the coaBC gene encoding bifunctional phosphopantothenoylcysteine decarboxylase/phosphopantothenate--cysteine ligase CoaBC, with protein sequence MTILVSAESAKRIVLGVTGGVAAYKVAELARLLTQNAIEVQTVMTEAACQFIAPATFQSLTGRPVYTNLWETNASYNMAHIHLSRDADMILVAPASADFIAKIANGLADDLLTALCLARDCQLLIAPAMNRQMWEHPATQRNVSRLRQDGVRILGPASGEQACGEVGMGRMLEVDELLQTVQSCLLSNRQLAGKNILVTAGPTYEAIDPVRGITNKSSGKMGYAVAQAAVEAGASVTLVSGPTCLAPPMVNKFLPVVSAADMLQAVQAEISHTDIFISVAAVADYRSVNASQQKIKKSDKQLTLELHPNPDILMWVASLPEPPFCVGFAAETDDLEQNAAIKRAQKKLPLLAANLAQETIGSDESELVLFDDNGEHVLPKAPKIEQARRLINHVQLLYYQEHQQHEKD encoded by the coding sequence ATGACAATCCTGGTTTCTGCCGAATCTGCGAAACGCATCGTACTGGGTGTTACCGGCGGGGTGGCTGCCTATAAAGTTGCTGAATTAGCGCGCTTGTTAACCCAGAATGCGATTGAAGTGCAAACGGTAATGACTGAGGCGGCTTGTCAGTTTATAGCTCCGGCAACCTTTCAATCGTTAACCGGACGGCCGGTTTATACAAATTTATGGGAGACCAATGCCAGTTATAACATGGCGCACATTCATCTATCCCGTGACGCCGATATGATCCTGGTGGCCCCGGCGAGTGCCGATTTCATAGCGAAAATCGCTAATGGTCTGGCGGATGATTTGCTGACGGCATTGTGTTTAGCAAGGGACTGTCAATTGCTGATCGCACCGGCGATGAACCGGCAAATGTGGGAACATCCGGCGACGCAGCGTAATGTAAGCCGGTTACGGCAAGACGGGGTGAGAATTCTGGGGCCGGCAAGTGGCGAGCAAGCTTGTGGCGAGGTCGGGATGGGCCGTATGCTGGAGGTTGATGAGTTGCTGCAAACGGTGCAAAGCTGCTTGCTCAGTAATCGGCAGCTGGCCGGGAAAAACATTTTGGTGACTGCCGGACCAACTTACGAGGCGATTGATCCGGTGCGCGGAATTACCAACAAAAGCTCCGGGAAGATGGGGTATGCAGTTGCTCAAGCGGCGGTTGAGGCGGGCGCATCGGTTACGCTGGTTTCCGGGCCAACTTGTCTGGCACCGCCTATGGTCAACAAGTTTTTACCGGTGGTGAGCGCTGCAGACATGTTGCAAGCGGTGCAAGCAGAAATATCACATACCGATATCTTTATTAGTGTTGCCGCCGTGGCGGATTACCGCTCAGTGAACGCCAGCCAGCAAAAAATAAAAAAATCGGACAAACAACTGACCCTCGAATTGCACCCTAATCCGGACATTCTGATGTGGGTGGCGAGTCTTCCGGAGCCGCCATTTTGTGTCGGTTTTGCAGCAGAAACCGATGATCTGGAACAAAATGCCGCAATCAAGCGTGCGCAAAAAAAATTGCCTTTATTGGCGGCCAACTTGGCTCAGGAAACTATCGGTTCTGATGAAAGCGAGCTGGTTTTGTTCGATGACAACGGCGAGCATGTGCTTCCTAAAGCGCCCAAAATCGAACAGGCGCGGCGCTTGATAAACCATGTTCAGTTACTTTATTACCAGGAACATCAACAACATGAGAAAGATTGA
- the ffh gene encoding signal recognition particle protein: MFENLTSRFSGIIKTLRGEARLTESNIQDALREVRLALLEADVALPVVKDFIARVKEKAVGHDVLNSLTPGQALVGVVNQELINIMGGEKADINLATVPPAVILMAGLQGAGKTTSSGKLAKWLMEQKKKKVLLVSCDIYRPAAIHQLELLAQQTGADFFPVTDGQKPGEISTAALDYARKHHHDVMIVDTAGRLGIDEAMMREISELEALLRPIETLFVVDAMQGQDAVNTAKAFSDALPLTGVVLTKMDGDARGGAALSVKHITGKPIKFVGVAEKLTGLEAFHPDRMASRILGMGDVLGLIEEAQRSADQQEAEKLMKKMKSGKAFDLDDFKAQFQQMRNMGGMNALMDKLPAQLSQAAQNIKVDDKQLGRTEGIINSMTKQERTKPEILKASRKRRIAAGAGVSVQEVNRLLAQFEQARKMMKMMNKGGMAKMMRGIKGMLPRFH; the protein is encoded by the coding sequence ATGTTTGAAAATCTTACCAGCCGATTCAGCGGTATTATCAAAACTTTACGCGGCGAAGCGCGGCTGACCGAAAGCAATATTCAGGATGCGTTGCGCGAAGTCCGCTTGGCGCTGCTTGAAGCGGATGTTGCGCTGCCGGTCGTCAAAGATTTCATTGCCCGCGTCAAGGAAAAAGCCGTCGGACATGATGTGCTGAATAGCCTCACCCCAGGTCAAGCGCTTGTCGGCGTGGTTAATCAAGAATTAATCAACATCATGGGGGGTGAAAAAGCGGATATTAATCTTGCAACCGTACCGCCCGCGGTTATCCTCATGGCAGGCCTGCAAGGCGCGGGCAAGACAACGAGTAGCGGTAAGCTTGCCAAGTGGTTAATGGAGCAAAAGAAAAAGAAAGTGTTGCTGGTCTCTTGCGATATTTATCGTCCGGCTGCGATTCATCAATTGGAGCTCTTAGCCCAGCAAACCGGCGCTGATTTTTTTCCGGTTACGGATGGACAGAAACCCGGGGAAATCAGCACAGCCGCATTGGATTATGCGCGCAAGCATCATCACGATGTCATGATTGTCGATACCGCGGGCCGGTTAGGGATTGATGAAGCGATGATGCGTGAAATCAGCGAGCTGGAAGCGCTGTTGAGGCCCATTGAAACGCTCTTTGTCGTCGACGCGATGCAAGGTCAGGATGCAGTCAATACCGCAAAAGCTTTCTCGGACGCACTACCTTTGACGGGTGTCGTTTTAACGAAAATGGATGGTGATGCGCGGGGTGGCGCCGCTTTATCAGTGAAGCATATCACTGGAAAGCCGATCAAATTTGTCGGCGTCGCGGAAAAACTGACGGGGCTCGAAGCATTTCATCCGGATCGGATGGCCTCCCGCATTTTAGGCATGGGCGACGTACTGGGATTGATTGAAGAAGCTCAGCGTAGCGCCGATCAGCAAGAAGCTGAAAAGCTGATGAAAAAAATGAAATCGGGCAAAGCATTTGATTTGGATGATTTCAAAGCGCAATTTCAGCAAATGCGAAATATGGGCGGGATGAATGCCTTGATGGATAAATTGCCGGCGCAACTCAGTCAAGCCGCACAAAATATTAAGGTAGACGATAAACAGCTCGGCCGGACGGAGGGTATTATCAATTCCATGACCAAGCAAGAACGGACCAAGCCCGAAATCCTCAAGGCTTCGCGGAAACGCCGCATTGCTGCCGGAGCGGGCGTTTCGGTTCAGGAAGTCAATCGCTTACTGGCGCAGTTTGAACAAGCCCGGAAAATGATGAAAATGATGAACAAAGGTGGAATGGCCAAAATGATGCGCGGAATAAAAGGCATGCTGCCCCGCTTCCATTAA
- the dut gene encoding dUTP diphosphatase codes for MRKIDIKILDQRLHEQLPTYATPGSAGLDLRACVEQPLTIHPGETCLIPTGMAMHLADTGLAALILPRSGLGHKHGIVLGNLVGLIDSDYQGQILVSCWNRGDTAFHLNPMERIAQLVVVPVIQVEFNCVDDFDQSHRGADGFGSTGKH; via the coding sequence ATGAGAAAGATTGATATCAAAATTCTTGATCAACGCTTGCATGAACAGCTTCCTACTTATGCAACGCCCGGCTCCGCCGGATTGGATTTACGCGCTTGTGTCGAGCAGCCGTTGACCATCCATCCGGGAGAGACCTGCCTTATCCCCACCGGCATGGCCATGCATCTTGCCGATACCGGGTTGGCGGCGCTAATACTGCCACGCTCCGGGCTTGGGCATAAACACGGAATCGTTCTCGGCAATCTAGTCGGACTCATCGATTCCGATTATCAAGGACAAATCCTGGTTTCATGCTGGAACCGGGGCGATACCGCATTTCATTTGAATCCGATGGAACGCATTGCGCAACTCGTTGTGGTTCCTGTCATTCAGGTCGAATTCAATTGCGTGGATGATTTCGACCAGAGTCATCGCGGCGCTGATGGCTTCGGCAGTACGGGTAAGCATTGA
- the radC gene encoding DNA repair protein RadC, producing MAITHWPLSERPREKLLQKGVNTLSDAELLAIFLRTGITGKSAVDLARELLSHFGSLTSIFAASQNNFCQIPGMGIAKYAQLQAVLEMSRRALGEELKKGNTLSSPELVRNFLRLSLANKQHEVFIGIFLDAKNHAIATEELFSGTLTQTSVYPREIIKRALFHNAAAIIFAHNHPSGVAEPSHADKILTQSLKQALAFIDVKVLDHFVIGNGTALSFAEHDLI from the coding sequence ATGGCAATCACCCATTGGCCCCTATCCGAACGCCCTCGCGAGAAACTGCTGCAAAAAGGTGTAAACACACTGTCGGATGCTGAACTACTCGCGATTTTCTTGCGCACGGGCATAACAGGCAAAAGCGCTGTCGATCTTGCGAGGGAATTACTGTCTCATTTTGGTAGTTTGACCAGTATTTTTGCAGCCAGCCAAAATAATTTTTGCCAGATCCCCGGTATGGGAATTGCCAAGTATGCCCAATTACAAGCCGTACTGGAAATGTCCCGGCGCGCACTGGGTGAAGAACTGAAAAAGGGAAATACCTTGAGTTCGCCGGAATTGGTTCGGAATTTTCTACGCCTTAGCCTGGCAAACAAACAACACGAAGTTTTTATCGGTATCTTTCTGGATGCCAAAAATCATGCGATCGCAACCGAAGAACTCTTCAGCGGAACATTAACACAAACCAGTGTTTATCCAAGGGAAATCATAAAACGCGCGCTCTTTCACAATGCAGCCGCCATCATCTTCGCGCACAACCACCCTTCCGGCGTAGCCGAACCGAGCCATGCCGATAAAATTTTGACGCAATCACTCAAACAAGCATTGGCATTCATTGATGTAAAAGTCCTTGATCACTTCGTGATTGGCAACGGTACCGCGTTATCATTCGCCGAACATGATTTAATTTGA
- a CDS encoding EAL domain-containing protein, with the protein MQGPATIKILILDDDTFMLKLLTRMLAKLGYSAVTTCDNGSDALRKIDQIDTRPELILLDLNMPDMDGIEFVRYLVDRDYRGKLILVSGEDERMLRTAEKLVQAHKIPMLGYLHKPVDPDKLSEILQKWTESIAASPLPVSKAYSAADIQSAITHQELVNYYQPKVSIVSGEVIGVETLVRWHHPQDGVITPNRFIQVAEENNLIDDLTRSVLTQAIIQAGKWHQEGQTLRVSINVTMDNLASLDFQDMVVNLVNENNLPPQKIVIEITESQVMGPDARVPLEILTRLRLKRFHLSIDDFGTGHSSLAQLRDIPFNELKIDQGFVHRAWQDDTLRAIYDASLAMGKQLGMDIVAEGVEDRNDWDLLRQTGCDMAQGNFISEPLLPADLPNWQKTWHQRILDESLVSGQ; encoded by the coding sequence ATGCAGGGGCCCGCCACTATTAAAATCCTGATTCTGGACGACGACACGTTCATGCTCAAGCTGTTAACCCGGATGCTGGCAAAGTTGGGTTATTCCGCTGTCACCACTTGCGATAATGGCTCCGATGCGTTAAGGAAAATCGATCAGATCGATACGCGGCCGGAGTTGATTTTGCTCGATCTGAATATGCCGGATATGGATGGTATCGAGTTTGTCCGTTATCTGGTTGACCGCGATTATCGTGGCAAGCTGATTCTGGTTAGCGGCGAGGATGAGCGGATGTTGCGAACCGCCGAAAAGCTGGTACAAGCGCATAAAATCCCGATGCTGGGCTATTTGCACAAACCCGTTGATCCGGACAAATTATCGGAAATTCTGCAAAAATGGACGGAGAGCATTGCGGCTTCGCCGTTACCGGTCAGCAAAGCCTATAGCGCTGCGGATATCCAATCAGCCATTACCCATCAGGAATTGGTCAATTACTACCAACCGAAGGTATCGATTGTCAGCGGCGAAGTGATCGGAGTGGAAACACTGGTGCGCTGGCACCACCCGCAAGATGGCGTCATCACGCCGAACCGGTTTATTCAGGTTGCCGAAGAAAACAACTTGATCGATGATTTGACACGCTCGGTGTTGACGCAAGCGATTATCCAAGCCGGGAAATGGCATCAGGAAGGTCAAACATTGCGCGTATCCATCAATGTCACCATGGATAACCTGGCTTCGTTGGATTTTCAAGACATGGTGGTTAATCTGGTCAATGAGAATAATCTGCCGCCGCAGAAAATTGTGATTGAGATCACCGAGAGTCAAGTGATGGGGCCGGATGCGCGGGTGCCGCTGGAGATTCTGACGCGTTTGCGCCTGAAACGCTTTCATTTGTCGATCGATGATTTTGGCACCGGCCATTCGTCATTAGCACAATTGCGGGATATTCCTTTCAACGAACTGAAGATCGACCAGGGATTTGTGCATCGTGCATGGCAGGACGATACTTTACGCGCGATTTATGATGCCAGTCTGGCGATGGGTAAGCAGTTGGGTATGGATATCGTCGCCGAAGGCGTGGAAGACCGGAATGATTGGGATCTTTTACGGCAAACGGGCTGCGATATGGCGCAAGGAAATTTTATTTCTGAACCATTATTGCCTGCAGACCTTCCGAACTGGCAGAAAACTTGGCATCAAAGAATTCTGGATGAATCACTGGTATCCGGGCAGTAA
- the rpmB gene encoding 50S ribosomal protein L28 codes for MARVCEVTGKKPMSGHNVSHANNKTKRRFLPNLQRRRFWIESENRWISMRLTNAALRTIDKNGIDAVLAKMRSEGKCI; via the coding sequence ATGGCACGCGTATGCGAAGTAACGGGTAAAAAACCAATGTCTGGTCACAATGTTTCTCATGCTAACAACAAAACCAAAAGGCGTTTTCTGCCGAATCTGCAGCGTCGCAGATTTTGGATCGAAAGCGAGAATCGCTGGATCAGCATGCGACTAACGAATGCCGCATTGCGTACGATCGACAAAAACGGTATCGACGCTGTCTTGGCAAAAATGCGTTCTGAAGGTAAATGCATTTAA